The following proteins come from a genomic window of Maniola hyperantus chromosome 8, iAphHyp1.2, whole genome shotgun sequence:
- the eff gene encoding ubiquitin-conjugating enzyme E2-17 kDa: MALKRINRELQDLGRDPPAQCSAGPHGEDLFHWQATIMGPVDSPYQGGVFFLTIHFPTDYPFKPPKVAFTTRIYHPNINSNGSICLDILRAQWSPALTISKVLLSICSLLCDPNPDDPLVPEIARIYKTDREKYNELAREWTRKYAM, translated from the exons ATGGCGTTAAAACGAATTAATAGG GAATTACAAGACCTGGGTAGAGATCCTCCAGCACAATGTTCAGCAGGACCACACGGAGAAGATC tTTTTCACTGGCAAGCCACAATTATGGGTCCA GTCGACAGTCCCTACCAGGGTGGTGTCTTTTTCCTCACCATACATTTCCCTACAGACTATCCATTCAAACCACCAAAGGTTGCATTCACAACGCGTATCTATCATCCCAATATAAACAGTAATGGTTCTATTTGTCTTGATATTTTGCGTGCACAGTGGTCTCCAGCACTTACCATATCCAAAG TGTTGCTCTCAATCTGCTCACTTCTATGCGATCCAAACCCAGATGACCCCTTGGTGCCAGAAATTGCTAGGATCTACAAAACGGACAGAGAAAAGTACAATGAATTAGCCCGAGAGTGGACGAGGAAGTATGCCATGTGA